A single Pseudodesulfovibrio aespoeensis Aspo-2 DNA region contains:
- a CDS encoding substrate-binding periplasmic protein: MPITRRRALTLLSAATAAMALNPSMVLSARQTLVCNWVRDFPPYCMERDGSMTGILVECADEVLGARMGFALDHQGYDWPKAQALVASGQGDILCTNPTRERLDFALFADAPVLEVPPSIFCAADNPRLAEIDAVKTLDDLAAFRQVDYKGNGWAAQTFPPTLSVTYADTLTLALEMIARGEADLFVGNGLGALYAIRQAGLTGAILARELPVGEPSSFHFGLRADYPQAQAVMARLATFQDEAMAQGAIREIILKYI, translated from the coding sequence ATGCCCATCACCCGCAGACGCGCCCTAACCTTGCTCTCCGCCGCCACAGCCGCCATGGCCCTGAACCCGTCCATGGTCCTGTCCGCCCGGCAGACCCTGGTCTGCAACTGGGTCAGGGACTTCCCGCCCTATTGCATGGAGCGCGACGGTTCCATGACCGGCATCCTGGTGGAATGCGCCGACGAGGTGCTCGGCGCACGCATGGGCTTTGCCCTCGACCACCAAGGGTACGACTGGCCCAAGGCCCAGGCTCTGGTGGCCAGCGGCCAGGGCGACATACTGTGCACCAATCCGACCCGGGAGCGCCTTGATTTCGCCCTCTTTGCCGACGCGCCGGTGCTCGAAGTCCCGCCCTCCATCTTCTGCGCCGCCGACAATCCCCGGCTGGCCGAGATCGACGCAGTAAAAACCCTGGACGACCTGGCCGCCTTCCGGCAGGTGGACTACAAGGGCAATGGCTGGGCCGCCCAGACCTTTCCGCCCACGCTGTCCGTCACCTATGCGGACACCCTGACCCTGGCCCTGGAAATGATCGCACGCGGCGAGGCCGACCTGTTCGTGGGCAACGGGCTTGGCGCGCTTTACGCCATCCGTCAGGCCGGGCTCACCGGCGCCATCCTTGCCCGCGAACTGCCGGTGGGCGAGCCGTCGAGCTTTCATTTCGGCCTGCGTGCCGACTATCCGCAAGCCCAAGCCGTCATGGCCCGGCTGGCCACCTTCCAGGACGAGGCCATGGCCCAGGGCGCGATCCGCGAGATCATCCTCAAGTACATCTAG
- a CDS encoding acyl-[acyl-carrier-protein] thioesterase, translated as MTAHLPLTHDRLYRIRSYEPRPDGLAPITAICNQLQDIASGHADALGFGYHDLETGGHFWLLARLHVMMDRLPAYGGAVRVQTWPSGNERLVANRDFLILDPAAAQETVMGRATSSWVTMNASTHRPESPSEVLSTRFIPDRERALTFPAKSITRLKDGEHETGLTARRADLDINGHVNNVRYAELCLEAVPQAWEAAHRCLGLDIQFRSESFAGDAYVSACAEAGPDSGMRTLLHRLTRINDDREIVRMRSWWQTG; from the coding sequence ATGACAGCCCATTTGCCCTTGACCCATGACCGCCTCTACCGCATCCGCTCCTACGAGCCCCGCCCGGACGGGCTCGCCCCCATCACCGCCATCTGCAACCAGTTGCAGGACATCGCCTCCGGCCACGCCGACGCCCTGGGCTTCGGCTATCACGACCTGGAGACCGGCGGCCATTTCTGGCTGCTGGCCCGGCTCCACGTGATGATGGACAGGCTGCCCGCCTATGGCGGGGCCGTGCGCGTGCAGACATGGCCCTCGGGCAACGAGCGGCTGGTGGCCAACCGCGACTTCCTCATCCTCGACCCTGCCGCGGCTCAGGAAACGGTCATGGGTCGCGCCACCTCGTCGTGGGTGACCATGAACGCGTCCACACACCGGCCCGAATCGCCGTCGGAGGTGTTGAGCACTCGATTCATCCCCGACCGCGAGCGCGCCCTGACCTTCCCGGCCAAATCCATCACCCGGCTCAAGGATGGCGAACACGAGACCGGCCTGACCGCCCGGCGTGCCGATCTCGACATCAACGGCCACGTCAACAACGTCCGCTATGCCGAGCTCTGCCTGGAGGCCGTGCCACAGGCGTGGGAGGCGGCGCACCGCTGCCTGGGGCTCGACATCCAGTTCCGCAGCGAATCCTTTGCCGGGGACGCCTATGTCTCGGCCTGTGCCGAGGCCGGGCCGGACAGCGGCATGCGCACCCTGCTGCACCGGCTCACCCGCATCAATGACGACCGCGAGATCGTGCGCATGCGCTCCTGGTGGCAAACGGGCTGA
- a CDS encoding transporter substrate-binding domain-containing protein, with translation MSGRLPTLFLAFFAILALPGLLAPPCLTAQADATSPVDQPGQMIIAHDAGYPPFCFLDQDGEPTGYLIDLWRAFGRENDIEITFLLGTWQQSLDMVMDGRADVHGGLVHSNDRDRVFDFGPELIELSTHLFVRNGFDARQTQPVGVVRGGYEEDFMRANRPTTRLVLFDDNMTMVRAATDGHIPAFVADSPTVSYCLGLYGARSDFAVSDLIYRKPLQAAVCEGRHDTLDLVNYGWARMDQKTLTRIHGKWFLDTANRPPWLLGGMLIAGLALVLAFAIRGVTKRLHD, from the coding sequence ATGTCTGGACGGTTGCCGACACTCTTTCTCGCCTTTTTCGCCATCCTCGCCCTCCCCGGCCTGCTCGCCCCGCCATGCCTGACAGCGCAAGCGGACGCGACAAGCCCCGTGGATCAACCCGGCCAGATGATCATCGCCCATGACGCGGGCTATCCGCCGTTCTGCTTTCTCGACCAGGACGGTGAGCCTACCGGGTATCTGATTGATCTCTGGCGCGCCTTTGGCCGCGAGAACGACATCGAGATCACCTTTCTGCTCGGCACCTGGCAGCAGTCGCTGGACATGGTCATGGACGGCAGGGCCGACGTACACGGCGGGTTGGTCCACTCCAACGACCGGGACAGGGTATTTGATTTCGGCCCGGAACTGATCGAGCTTTCAACCCATCTCTTCGTGCGCAACGGCTTCGACGCCCGCCAGACCCAGCCGGTGGGCGTGGTCCGGGGCGGGTACGAGGAGGACTTCATGCGCGCCAACAGGCCCACCACCCGGCTGGTCCTGTTCGACGACAACATGACCATGGTCAGGGCAGCCACGGACGGGCACATCCCGGCCTTTGTCGCGGACAGTCCCACGGTCAGCTACTGCCTGGGCCTGTACGGGGCACGCAGCGATTTCGCGGTCTCGGACCTGATCTACAGGAAACCGCTCCAGGCAGCTGTGTGCGAGGGGCGGCACGACACCCTCGACCTCGTAAACTACGGATGGGCCCGCATGGACCAGAAGACGCTCACCCGGATTCACGGCAAGTGGTTCTTGGACACGGCAAACAGACCTCCATGGCTGCTGGGCGGCATGCTCATCGCCGGTCTGGCCCTTGTCCTGGCCTTTGCCATCCGGGGCGTGACCAAGCGGCTCCACGACTAG
- a CDS encoding HD-GYP domain-containing protein — translation MTQPATPLPDRPPTVPALSETYLQISPNILEIFPRFRPPVDLYLHDEAVGRVGRIHRAGARLGTEAQARVAGHALAGRLFLLREDYLVYAEHLSRKLGLVLVEDGLNHREVAEIFFLAFRDRVARFMDQPKRAQLDRLRGDIAILAEYLWADPCRVEFLTGSLHKDHDPAVHAVNTLFVGLGLFVMLSLGRQDGSGGLDRPVLANVALGLALHDLGMTNVPRFVTDKERYLVRRDRDSIERHIEAGLRMLDRLKVNDPVVRQCLEQHHERLDGSGYPRGLRGEAVSLPGRLCAVADSFCAMIGRRPYRDARVVAEAATTLVHDSRRYDKTLAGLLAVLVSRGVPACRKPGEAGEDSGV, via the coding sequence ATGACCCAGCCAGCCACGCCTTTGCCGGACAGACCGCCCACGGTTCCAGCCCTGTCCGAGACCTATCTTCAGATCAGTCCGAACATCCTTGAAATATTTCCCAGGTTTCGTCCGCCCGTGGACCTCTACCTGCACGACGAGGCCGTGGGCCGGGTCGGGCGGATCCACCGGGCCGGGGCGCGGCTGGGGACCGAGGCCCAGGCGCGGGTGGCCGGGCACGCTTTGGCAGGCCGTCTTTTCCTGTTGCGCGAGGACTACCTCGTCTATGCCGAGCACCTGAGCCGCAAGCTCGGGCTGGTGCTGGTGGAGGACGGTCTCAACCACCGGGAGGTGGCCGAGATATTCTTCCTCGCCTTTCGCGACAGGGTGGCCCGGTTCATGGACCAGCCCAAACGGGCGCAGCTCGACCGGCTGCGCGGGGACATCGCCATCCTGGCCGAGTACCTGTGGGCCGACCCGTGCCGGGTGGAGTTTTTGACCGGCTCCCTGCACAAGGACCACGACCCGGCTGTCCACGCCGTGAACACCCTGTTCGTCGGGCTGGGCCTCTTTGTCATGCTCTCGCTTGGCAGGCAGGACGGTTCGGGCGGGCTTGACAGGCCGGTCCTGGCCAATGTGGCCCTGGGCCTGGCCCTGCACGATCTGGGCATGACCAACGTGCCCCGGTTCGTCACGGACAAGGAACGCTATCTGGTGCGCCGTGACCGCGACTCCATCGAGCGGCACATCGAGGCCGGGCTGCGCATGCTCGACCGGCTCAAGGTCAATGACCCGGTGGTGCGCCAGTGTCTGGAGCAGCACCACGAGCGGCTCGACGGATCAGGCTATCCCAGGGGGCTGCGGGGCGAGGCCGTCTCGCTGCCGGGGCGGCTGTGCGCGGTGGCCGATTCCTTTTGCGCCATGATCGGCAGGCGGCCCTACCGCGACGCCAGGGTCGTGGCCGAGGCCGCCACCACCCTGGTCCATGACTCGCGGCGATACGACAAGACCCTGGCCGGGTTGCTGGCCGTGCTCGTCTCCAGGGGCGTGCCCGCCTGCCGCAAGCCCGGCGAGGCTGGAGAGGACTCAGGTGTCTAA
- a CDS encoding tetratricopeptide repeat protein encodes MRKVFLGVLAALFLMLAGCARVVGPYYLEQGKYEEGISVLGGQLAENPADASSAYYIGRYYLALNRPEDARTYLDMAVRLAPDNADYRFWQGVNRWALLDFEGERAAYLEAVRIDPGHISANLYLGHGCIDRAEWDEALSRYETVIARDNYNPEALYNRSVALRGLGQDMREIAALREFLEYYPDGMLALTATERLNLHGDFTYRNYIIGNRNVTLRSMTFKPGTNEPDMDSKESLHVVAAMLETNAKLALHIVGYVNGDPARARERAKNVRDYLLAGRRSIDLARLPLSWFGTAETVEVGDVVHTLPESVQFITVVR; translated from the coding sequence GTGAGAAAAGTCTTTTTGGGCGTTCTGGCCGCATTGTTCCTGATGTTGGCCGGGTGCGCCAGAGTTGTCGGGCCGTACTATCTTGAGCAGGGCAAATACGAGGAAGGGATATCGGTGCTGGGCGGGCAACTGGCCGAAAACCCCGCCGATGCCTCCTCTGCCTACTACATTGGCCGCTATTATCTGGCCCTGAACAGGCCGGAGGATGCCAGGACCTATCTGGACATGGCCGTGCGCCTTGCCCCGGACAACGCCGACTACAGGTTCTGGCAGGGCGTCAACCGCTGGGCGTTGCTTGATTTCGAGGGCGAACGGGCCGCTTATCTGGAGGCGGTGCGCATCGATCCAGGTCATATCTCGGCCAACCTCTACCTGGGACACGGCTGTATCGACCGGGCAGAGTGGGATGAGGCCCTTTCCCGGTATGAAACAGTCATCGCCAGAGACAACTACAACCCCGAAGCGCTTTACAACAGAAGCGTGGCCCTGCGCGGGCTCGGGCAAGACATGCGGGAAATTGCGGCGTTGAGGGAATTCCTTGAGTACTATCCCGACGGGATGCTGGCCCTGACGGCCACCGAGCGACTCAATCTGCACGGGGATTTCACCTACCGCAACTACATCATAGGAAATCGTAATGTCACGCTGAGGAGCATGACGTTCAAACCAGGGACCAATGAGCCGGACATGGACAGCAAGGAATCGCTCCATGTGGTGGCCGCCATGCTGGAGACCAACGCGAAGCTCGCGCTCCACATAGTCGGCTACGTGAACGGCGACCCGGCCCGGGCAAGGGAGCGCGCGAAGAATGTGCGCGACTACCTCCTTGCCGGACGCCGGTCCATTGATCTCGCAAGGCTGCCTCTGAGTTGGTTTGGAACGGCTGAAACCGTGGAGGTGGGCGATGTTGTCCACACCCTCCCGGAATCGGTCCAATTCATTACCGTGGTTCGGTAA